A stretch of Candidatus Thermoplasmatota archaeon DNA encodes these proteins:
- a CDS encoding FKBP-type peptidyl-prolyl cis-trans isomerase: protein MKVVKQGDKVSIVCEAKLETGEQCFENNAGNTLEIVVGEGKFFPSLESSLKDMKEGETKTITLDPAETFGSYRDDLIMDVPKTYFQNASNIGIGARIKVDAPSGKTYYATVIKLTDENITLDFNHPFAGKKIIITFTVISIQ from the coding sequence ATGAAAGTGGTGAAACAGGGAGATAAGGTTAGTATTGTTTGTGAAGCAAAACTTGAAACAGGAGAACAATGTTTTGAAAATAACGCTGGAAATACCCTTGAAATTGTTGTTGGTGAAGGAAAATTCTTTCCAAGTTTGGAGAGTAGTTTAAAAGATATGAAAGAAGGAGAAACAAAAACAATTACTCTTGATCCGGCAGAAACTTTTGGATCATATCGAGATGATCTCATCATGGACGTGCCAAAAACATATTTTCAAAACGCATCAAATATTGGAATCGGTGCACGGATCAAAGTTGATGCACCGTCAGGAAAAACATACTATGCTACTGTAATTAAACTGACCGATGAGAATATCACGTTAGATTTCAACCATCCTTTTGCTGGTAAAAAAATTATTATCACTTTCACAGTTATCTCAATTCAATAA